GCAGCTCACTTCAGCATCATGACCGTAAAAAACATCCTGCTCAATGCCAATTTCGGTATTCCATAAGCGCACTGTGTGGTCCACGCTGCCAGTCGCCAACATGGTGCCGCGCGGGCTGAATGCTAGCGATTCGACTGAATCCACATGGCCCTTCATCGTGTTGCGCAGGCTGATCATGCGCGTTTCAGGGTCAATATCCCACAGCTTGACGACGGTATCTGCACCGCCAGTTGCCAGCATCGCGCCATCCCGGCTGAATGCCATGCTCTTTACAGGGCCTTCATGCGCATCTTCAATGATCTGGTCTGGTACGCCGCCGAAGCCATTGATATACAAGGCTAACCCACCTGCGCCTGAAATCGCCAGGGTATCGCCATTGGGTGACCAACGAAGGCCGCTAATCCAGCCGCGCTTGACACTGCCCAGCCGGCTGAGTTGCGTCGCATTATCGCTGCTAATAGGCATAAATTGGGACATAATCCGCTCCGTACTTAACGACCAACCTGAGATGGTCGATCAGATCGTCTATCAAACTTGTAACATGATGATACAGCTAACGTTATGCATAAAGAATAAAGGTTGTTCCTCTAAAGTTGTTATTCATTAATTATTCGCCAACTTTATATGCGATTCTATGAAAGGGCTGCCTAAAATCCCCCTGGTATCTTAATTCAGGCGATCCTAGTTGGTGAATGTCGTTTGGTCCCAGGTTTGGGGCCAATTGCCATACGTTGCGTTGCTACAAAAGTCGCTTGCCAAAAGCGCACGATAAAAAACCGTGATAAAACCCTGATTAAGATGCATCGCATAACGCACGTGACTTTGGCTTGCTCGTGATGCGCTTCCCCGGCATAATCTTCGCCTGGAATGGAGCAATTCTCTATGGAACGAAGCCTTACAAACCGGACGTGGTTGTGGTTGGTGCCGCTGCTGCTCTTATGTGCTGTGTTGGCGGCCCGGCTTATCAACACGGATATCTTATTCGTCGATGAATATTGGTCGATCCGCAATGCGGGGGGTGCCCGATGGGGGCCGATGTCCCCGGCAGGCATCTGGGAGCAAACCGCCGAGGGCGACCCGGGCGGGATGGGCGTCCTGTACCATCTGCTGTTGGCGGCCTGGTATGCCTTGGTTGGCGATTCTGTCTTTGCCTTGCGGGCCTTCTCTTTGGTATTTGGCTTGCTATCCGTGGCATTACTCTATCGACTGGGGC
The Phototrophicus methaneseepsis DNA segment above includes these coding regions:
- a CDS encoding WD40 repeat domain-containing protein — protein: MSQFMPISSDNATQLSRLGSVKRGWISGLRWSPNGDTLAISGAGGLALYINGFGGVPDQIIEDAHEGPVKSMAFSRDGAMLATGGADTVVKLWDIDPETRMISLRNTMKGHVDSVESLAFSPRGTMLATGSVDHTVRLWNTEIGIEQDVFYGHDAEVSCVTFGLGGEMLISGGWDHTIRLWDLKGETKGTILGSHDDWVRSLTVSPGGSLLASASKDMTVRLWDLFEASEIAIYQAHNGGADSVSFSPRGEVLASSGRDNSIRIWEINSGNLINTLQAHEKPVLAVDFNPVGTMLAAASGDNTVTLWGVNPAS